A portion of the Candidatus Pristimantibacillus lignocellulolyticus genome contains these proteins:
- a CDS encoding trypsin-like peptidase domain-containing protein codes for MENNQFEAYYKEVDQLPPIVEKKKINKKKNGKGVKTYIAAFLAGALMIGGLAYTADRMNLFTGVSYIANQAGTNTGSTSFGDAGLVTASKSTSNGSTSDVYAETSPSVVKIENYTEPEMSSMFDDPRMWQYFGGMSGNQYPQGREDQSSPNQRGDNYESDSQTEDENFDEASLQLSGSGTGFIVDASGYIVTNEHVISGAKLVKVSIDGYDEPMNATVVGSSKELDIAVLKVESPDGAPLPALSLANSDELAIGQWVLAIGNPLGYDSTLTMGVISAKERPITIQNEAGEAQVYEHMLQTDASINPGNSGGPLLNEAGQVIGMNTAVNSEAQGIGFAIPSNIIAEYINGLVI; via the coding sequence ATGGAAAACAATCAATTTGAAGCTTATTATAAAGAGGTTGATCAATTACCGCCGATCGTCGAGAAAAAGAAAATAAATAAGAAAAAGAATGGTAAAGGCGTAAAAACTTATATAGCTGCTTTCCTTGCAGGGGCGTTGATGATCGGAGGTTTGGCTTACACTGCTGATCGTATGAATTTATTCACTGGAGTTAGTTACATTGCTAACCAAGCTGGTACGAATACAGGTAGTACAAGCTTCGGTGATGCTGGATTAGTTACAGCATCTAAATCGACATCTAACGGTAGTACTTCAGATGTATACGCCGAAACATCTCCTTCGGTAGTAAAGATCGAAAACTATACAGAGCCAGAAATGTCTAGCATGTTCGATGATCCGCGCATGTGGCAATATTTCGGTGGTATGTCCGGTAATCAGTATCCACAAGGTAGAGAGGATCAGAGCTCGCCGAATCAACGTGGAGATAATTATGAGTCAGATTCTCAAACAGAAGATGAAAATTTTGATGAAGCTAGTTTACAATTAAGTGGTTCTGGGACAGGCTTTATTGTGGATGCCTCAGGATATATTGTAACGAATGAGCATGTTATCTCTGGTGCTAAGCTAGTTAAAGTATCTATTGATGGTTATGACGAGCCAATGAATGCGACAGTTGTTGGTAGCAGTAAAGAGCTTGATATCGCTGTGTTGAAGGTTGAATCGCCTGATGGAGCACCTCTCCCGGCGTTATCATTAGCTAATTCTGATGAACTAGCCATTGGACAATGGGTTCTAGCTATCGGAAATCCACTTGGCTACGACTCTACATTGACGATGGGGGTTATAAGCGCTAAAGAAAGACCGATTACGATTCAGAATGAAGCAGGCGAGGCTCAAGTATATGAGCATATGCTACAAACCGATGCTTCTATTAACCCAGGTAACTCTGGTGGACCATTATTGAATGAAGCTGGTCAAGTTATTGGGATGAACACAGCAGTCAATTCTGAGGCTCAAGGAATAGGATTTGCGATTCCATCTAACATCATTGCAGAGTATATAAATGGGCTTGTAATATAG
- the sigW gene encoding RNA polymerase sigma factor SigW: protein MNLLESQLVKLALKGDQAAFAELVELYQEKLYHMAYRMLNNRQEAEDVVQDTFLRVYNNLERYDVTMKFSTWIYRIATNLSIDRLRKRKPVYSLDAESSDYEGLDGYSMIPSDNRTPESELLISETQQIIHQAIDTLPPKYKSVMILRYIHELSLQEVGDILDMPVTTIKTRVHRGREFLRKKLEHKL, encoded by the coding sequence GTGAATCTATTAGAGAGCCAGCTCGTTAAGTTGGCATTAAAGGGCGATCAGGCTGCTTTTGCTGAGCTTGTAGAGCTGTATCAAGAGAAGTTATATCATATGGCATATCGTATGTTGAACAATCGTCAAGAAGCAGAGGATGTTGTTCAGGATACTTTCCTTCGTGTATACAATAATCTTGAGCGTTATGATGTTACGATGAAATTTTCTACATGGATTTACCGCATTGCAACTAATTTAAGTATCGATCGGTTAAGAAAACGTAAGCCGGTCTACTCTCTGGATGCAGAATCTTCTGATTATGAAGGTTTGGATGGTTATTCAATGATTCCTAGCGATAATCGTACGCCAGAATCAGAATTGCTAATTTCTGAAACACAACAAATTATTCATCAAGCGATTGATACGTTGCCGCCCAAATATAAGTCGGTTATGATACTTCGCTATATTCATGAACTCTCCTTGCAAGAAGTAGGGGATATTTTAGACATGCCTGTTACGACAATTAAAACTAGGGTCCATCGAGGCCGTGAGTTTCTTCGCAAAAAGTTGGAGCACAAATTATAA
- a CDS encoding zf-HC2 domain-containing protein, which produces MIERTKKVGLAAMECKVAIQAIHLYLDGELDIDQFKQLEAHMNNCEGCKQQYEQLEKTDAMTQFAMHAPVMNTARSERDIADLKSSILAQLPTKQQTRSNARFVRWLYRYPGLTAAAMFIVVMFISVFASWDQDNKLIISGSQEDLQYIVINGNTVIVPEGSKLTGDLVVENGIVEVKGAVDGNVTVIDGKMVLASTGHIAGQSKIIDQALDWIWYKVTSSISGAIPQ; this is translated from the coding sequence ATGATCGAAAGAACTAAGAAAGTAGGGCTGGCTGCTATGGAATGTAAAGTTGCGATTCAAGCTATTCATCTATACTTAGACGGTGAGCTTGATATAGATCAATTTAAGCAATTAGAAGCTCACATGAATAACTGTGAGGGCTGTAAGCAACAATATGAACAGCTTGAGAAAACGGACGCGATGACGCAGTTTGCGATGCATGCTCCGGTCATGAATACGGCAAGAAGTGAACGTGATATAGCAGATCTCAAATCTTCTATTCTCGCACAACTACCGACTAAACAACAAACAAGATCCAATGCGAGATTCGTCCGTTGGTTATACCGATATCCTGGCTTAACGGCTGCTGCTATGTTTATAGTAGTGATGTTTATTAGTGTCTTTGCATCATGGGATCAGGATAATAAACTCATAATATCGGGTTCGCAAGAAGATTTACAGTACATTGTCATTAACGGAAATACAGTAATAGTACCAGAGGGTAGTAAGTTGACTGGAGATTTGGTGGTCGAAAATGGTATAGTTGAGGTGAAGGGTGCTGTAGATGGAAATGTTACTGTAATCGATGGAAAGATGGTGCTTGCCTCAACTGGTCATATTGCAGGTCAAAGTAAAATCATTGACCAAGCTTTAGATTGGATATGGTACAAAGTGACCTCATCAATTTCTGGGGCGATTCCGCAATAA
- the cdaA gene encoding diadenylate cyclase CdaA — translation MGSYFIDSSWQDWLKDIIDVGIVAFIIYKVMILVRGTRAVQLLKGVFVLVATWAISTWFNLYTLKWLMGQMFNWGIVMVLILFQPELRRALEQLGRGNFFSRGSSLDAAGLSEQIEEIIRAVRTMAKRKVGALIVFERKTGVSEMIESGIAMESKISSELLMNIFTPNSPLHDGAVIVRGNQIMAAGCYLPLSENPFISKELGTRHRAGIGVSEVSDAISLIVSEETGQISLSLNGLIVRDINEESLISKLHEELSPRAEGLKKESSILAFFKKIRGDQHG, via the coding sequence ATGGGTAGTTATTTTATAGATTCTTCTTGGCAGGACTGGCTGAAGGATATTATTGATGTTGGGATCGTAGCCTTTATCATATATAAAGTGATGATACTTGTTCGTGGTACGAGAGCTGTTCAGTTATTGAAGGGTGTCTTTGTACTTGTTGCTACATGGGCAATTAGTACATGGTTCAATTTATATACGCTTAAATGGCTAATGGGTCAAATGTTCAATTGGGGTATCGTGATGGTACTTATTCTATTCCAGCCAGAGTTAAGACGAGCGTTGGAGCAATTAGGACGAGGTAATTTCTTCTCTCGTGGCTCGTCATTAGATGCTGCTGGTCTTAGTGAGCAAATTGAAGAAATTATAAGAGCAGTTCGTACGATGGCAAAGCGAAAAGTTGGGGCACTAATCGTATTTGAGCGTAAAACAGGCGTTTCAGAAATGATTGAATCAGGTATTGCGATGGAGTCTAAAATTTCATCGGAGTTACTTATGAATATATTTACGCCTAACTCCCCATTGCATGATGGTGCAGTTATTGTTCGTGGCAATCAGATTATGGCAGCAGGTTGTTATTTGCCGTTATCAGAGAACCCATTTATTAGCAAAGAATTAGGTACACGCCATCGCGCAGGAATTGGAGTAAGTGAAGTTAGTGATGCAATTTCCTTGATCGTATCTGAAGAGACTGGTCAAATTTCGTTATCACTTAATGGGCTTATCGTACGCGATATTAATGAAGAATCACTTATTTCTAAACTGCATGAGGAATTATCACCACGTGCGGAGGGATTGAAGAAGGAGAGTTCCATACTAGCTTTCTTCAAGAAGATAAGGGGGGATCAGCATGGATAA
- a CDS encoding CdaR family protein, with the protein MDKWLSHPTSLKVLSLILAILIWAIVHIDPETSPQSVTSNTDTKIIEAATIVPIGLDTDKYVLTGLEPTVARVVVEGRISNLRTATNDDYVVQLDLKGVGPGIQDLPLKVIMPAGIREVEISPSHVTVQIEELETQTLEVQVLTQGEPAAGYIVGESSIIGDSGNVVEVTMPKDDYARLEKLAVTVDITGASTTVTNKKAKVVAYDTQGAVIPNVTVKPDTLSAETIITLPSKELPVQLRYTGNLPDGYSLVSINSATMAVTVNAPQTVLDEMNLYDGFVLDLSKVKESGEVLVKAEKSDNDLTVTPGEIPVMVEIEATATRMMSGIPVTITGLEDDTKATISESSNGRIDVLLAGANTLLQKVKNSEIKLSLDVTGLAIGTHKLTVAAELPAYIHATESQTVTLNVTVVISSTKEVDASGGDDGVDGVIPDIPTTGTDGGINTTEPEPTPDGNEEHSESESSGGNGQAE; encoded by the coding sequence ATGGATAAGTGGCTAAGCCATCCTACTTCCTTGAAAGTTTTATCTTTAATACTCGCAATATTAATCTGGGCAATCGTGCATATTGATCCTGAAACTTCTCCGCAGTCTGTGACGTCTAATACAGATACGAAGATTATAGAAGCAGCGACTATTGTTCCGATTGGTCTAGATACAGATAAATACGTCTTAACAGGTCTGGAACCAACAGTAGCTCGCGTTGTTGTTGAAGGTAGAATTTCTAACTTACGTACAGCTACGAATGATGATTATGTGGTACAACTAGATTTGAAGGGTGTTGGACCTGGTATTCAGGACCTTCCGTTGAAAGTAATAATGCCTGCTGGGATTAGAGAAGTTGAGATTTCTCCGAGCCATGTTACTGTGCAAATCGAAGAACTTGAGACGCAAACGTTAGAAGTTCAAGTCCTTACTCAAGGTGAGCCTGCTGCAGGCTATATTGTAGGTGAATCTTCTATTATTGGAGATTCTGGCAATGTCGTTGAAGTAACCATGCCGAAAGATGATTATGCGCGGCTTGAAAAGCTAGCTGTTACGGTAGATATTACAGGTGCTAGTACAACGGTAACGAACAAGAAAGCTAAAGTCGTCGCCTACGATACGCAAGGGGCTGTTATTCCTAACGTTACTGTTAAGCCTGATACATTAAGCGCTGAGACGATCATCACCTTACCGTCAAAAGAATTACCAGTGCAATTGAGATATACGGGTAATCTTCCTGATGGATATAGTCTAGTGTCTATTAATTCAGCAACGATGGCGGTAACAGTTAATGCACCACAAACAGTTCTTGATGAGATGAATCTATATGATGGCTTCGTACTTGATTTGTCGAAGGTGAAGGAATCAGGCGAGGTGCTTGTAAAGGCTGAGAAGTCTGACAATGACTTAACTGTAACGCCAGGTGAGATTCCTGTAATGGTTGAGATTGAAGCTACCGCAACTCGTATGATGAGCGGAATTCCGGTCACGATTACTGGTTTGGAAGATGATACGAAGGCTACGATATCAGAAAGTTCGAATGGACGTATCGATGTATTACTTGCTGGAGCAAATACTTTATTACAGAAAGTGAAAAATTCTGAAATTAAGTTGTCACTTGATGTTACAGGTCTTGCGATCGGAACACATAAGTTAACGGTAGCTGCAGAATTACCTGCTTACATTCATGCGACAGAGTCTCAGACTGTAACACTTAACGTCACTGTAGTGATTTCCAGTACGAAGGAAGTAGATGCTAGTGGTGGAGATGATGGAGTGGATGGTGTAATTCCAGATATCCCAACTACTGGGACGGATGGAGGTATTAATACTACCGAACCTGAACCCACTCCTGATGGTAATGAGGAGCATTCAGAGTCAGAATCTTCTGGCGGTAATGGACAAGCAGAATAA
- the glmM gene encoding phosphoglucosamine mutase translates to MGKYFGTDGVRGVANTELTPELAYKIGRCGGYVLTRSAHKPKVIIGRDTRISGNMLEAALTAGLLSIGADVISVGVLSTPAVAYLTRELEADAGVMISASHNPVQDNGIKFFAGDGFKLSDETELEIETLIDAEVDELPRPVGGDVGSVVSAHHLADKYSAYLKTTITGQFTGLKLVLDCAHGAAYELAPQIFKELGAEVITVGAQPDGKNINEGVGSTHPEYVREQVLAHGADVGLSFDGDADRLIAIDENGEEVDGDFILCIIGDRMKREGKLKHDTVVTTVMANIGFFKGTEKIGLNTAQTAVGDRYVMEEMRRGGYNLGGEQSGHVIFLDHITTGDGIMTALQLVETMQLSGKKLSELKGLMRKYPQKLVNVRVADKSLYEGNEAILQAVQDVENELGDNGRVLVRPSGTESLIRVMAEGPEKELVDAYVDRIADVVKTQLG, encoded by the coding sequence ATGGGGAAATATTTTGGAACAGATGGTGTACGAGGAGTAGCTAATACCGAACTAACACCTGAATTAGCATATAAAATCGGTCGTTGTGGAGGTTATGTCTTAACTCGCAGTGCACATAAGCCAAAAGTTATTATTGGACGTGATACGCGTATCTCTGGCAATATGCTTGAGGCTGCGCTAACTGCAGGATTACTATCGATTGGTGCAGATGTAATTTCCGTAGGAGTATTATCGACTCCTGCAGTTGCATACCTTACGCGTGAGCTGGAAGCAGATGCGGGTGTTATGATCTCAGCATCCCATAATCCTGTTCAAGATAATGGTATTAAGTTTTTTGCAGGGGATGGCTTCAAGCTATCTGATGAAACGGAGTTAGAAATCGAAACTTTAATTGATGCAGAAGTAGATGAACTACCTCGTCCTGTAGGAGGAGATGTTGGTTCTGTCGTGAGTGCACACCATTTAGCAGATAAATACTCAGCTTACTTGAAAACAACGATTACAGGTCAGTTTACTGGCTTGAAATTAGTTCTAGATTGTGCACATGGTGCTGCTTATGAATTAGCTCCGCAAATTTTCAAAGAGCTAGGTGCAGAAGTCATTACTGTTGGTGCCCAGCCAGATGGTAAAAATATCAATGAAGGAGTAGGCTCTACACATCCTGAATATGTGCGTGAACAAGTACTTGCTCACGGTGCAGATGTTGGACTATCTTTCGATGGTGATGCAGACCGTCTTATTGCGATCGATGAGAATGGTGAAGAAGTCGATGGTGACTTCATCCTATGTATTATTGGTGATCGTATGAAGCGTGAAGGTAAGTTGAAGCATGATACAGTGGTTACAACAGTAATGGCTAACATCGGATTTTTCAAAGGTACAGAGAAGATCGGCCTGAATACAGCGCAAACTGCAGTTGGCGATCGTTATGTGATGGAAGAAATGCGCCGTGGGGGCTACAATCTTGGTGGAGAGCAATCTGGTCATGTTATCTTCTTAGATCACATCACAACGGGTGACGGTATTATGACTGCATTGCAGCTTGTTGAGACGATGCAATTATCAGGTAAGAAGCTAAGCGAGTTGAAAGGTCTTATGCGTAAATATCCGCAGAAGCTTGTTAATGTGCGTGTTGCTGATAAGAGCCTTTATGAAGGCAATGAAGCTATTCTACAAGCGGTACAAGATGTTGAGAACGAACTAGGTGATAATGGTCGTGTACTTGTGCGTCCATCGGGTACAGAGTCGTTAATTCGTGTAATGGCTGAAGGACCAGAGAAAGAACTAGTTGATGCATATGTTGACCGTATTGCTGATGTTGTTAAGACACAACTTGGATAA
- the glmS gene encoding glutamine--fructose-6-phosphate transaminase (isomerizing): MCGIVGYIGNGETQQILLEGLKKLEYRGYDSAGIAVFTEQGLEVTKSKGRIANLEEKLEDTPLLGSVGIGHTRWATHGKPSDVNSHPHTDNSHQFSVVHNGIIENYLDLKEELIAKGHVFVSETDTEVVSHLIAEEYDGNLVEAVQRAVKHMRGAYALGVLTSHEPDKLVAVRYASPLVIGIGEGENFIGSDIPAILEYTRDVYILDDGDMAVLTHKGVELFNLAGESIAKDIVHIDWDLVTAEKAGFDHFMLKEIYEQPKAYRETMLGRVSEDGKSVDLSKELEMNDEYIRSISKVHIVACGTAYHAGLVGKSVIESLARIPVETDVASEYRYRSPIITPDTLVIVVSQSGETADTLAAMREAQRNGARVLAITNVVGSSVAREANDVIATWAGPEIAVASTKAYSSQLIAFYLLGLHLARVLGTKEEDELTHIIEGLTALPEQVESILEQASVLKQVAESMSHHTSLFFIGRGVDFAVAQEGSLKLKEISYIHSEAYAAGELKHGTLALIEDDIPVIALVTQEGLYEKTLSNITEVKARGAHVFAITNQGFEVEVAKSVDEVFVIPKTLPVLTPALAVVPLQLISYYASLALGHDVDKPRNLAKSVTVE, encoded by the coding sequence ATGTGTGGTATTGTTGGATATATTGGTAATGGGGAAACACAACAGATTTTGCTTGAAGGATTGAAAAAGTTAGAATATCGCGGATATGATTCTGCTGGTATAGCAGTATTTACAGAGCAAGGACTTGAAGTTACAAAATCTAAAGGTCGTATTGCTAATCTTGAAGAAAAACTTGAAGATACACCGCTTCTTGGATCAGTTGGTATTGGTCATACTCGTTGGGCTACTCATGGTAAACCTTCTGATGTGAACTCTCACCCACATACAGATAATTCTCACCAATTTTCTGTCGTGCATAACGGGATTATTGAGAACTATCTTGATCTAAAAGAAGAACTTATCGCTAAAGGACATGTGTTTGTGTCTGAAACGGATACGGAAGTTGTTTCTCATCTTATCGCTGAAGAATACGATGGTAACCTTGTTGAAGCAGTACAACGTGCTGTGAAGCATATGAGAGGTGCATACGCACTTGGCGTACTAACTTCTCACGAGCCTGACAAATTGGTCGCAGTTCGCTATGCAAGTCCATTGGTTATCGGTATTGGCGAAGGTGAAAACTTTATCGGATCTGATATTCCCGCAATTCTTGAATATACTCGTGATGTATATATTCTTGACGATGGCGATATGGCAGTGTTGACTCATAAAGGGGTAGAACTATTCAACCTTGCAGGAGAGAGCATTGCTAAAGATATCGTTCATATTGATTGGGATCTGGTGACAGCTGAGAAGGCTGGTTTCGACCACTTTATGCTGAAAGAAATTTATGAGCAACCGAAAGCATACCGTGAAACGATGCTTGGCCGGGTATCAGAAGATGGTAAATCCGTTGATCTTAGCAAGGAGCTTGAAATGAACGATGAATATATTCGTTCTATCTCAAAAGTTCACATCGTTGCATGTGGTACAGCATACCATGCAGGATTAGTTGGTAAATCAGTAATCGAATCATTGGCTCGCATTCCAGTTGAAACAGATGTAGCTTCTGAGTATCGTTACCGTTCACCAATTATTACACCTGATACACTAGTTATCGTAGTAAGCCAATCTGGTGAAACTGCAGATACGCTAGCAGCAATGCGTGAAGCACAACGTAATGGCGCTCGTGTACTAGCGATTACTAACGTTGTAGGTAGCTCTGTAGCACGTGAAGCGAACGATGTAATAGCAACATGGGCTGGACCTGAGATTGCCGTAGCTTCTACTAAAGCATACTCTTCTCAATTGATTGCATTCTATTTGCTTGGTCTTCACCTTGCACGTGTTCTTGGTACAAAAGAAGAAGATGAGCTTACTCATATTATTGAAGGATTAACAGCACTTCCAGAGCAAGTAGAGAGCATTCTAGAGCAAGCTTCTGTATTGAAGCAAGTGGCTGAATCTATGTCTCATCATACAAGTCTATTCTTCATCGGACGTGGAGTAGATTTTGCAGTAGCACAAGAGGGATCGTTGAAATTGAAAGAGATCTCTTATATTCATTCTGAAGCTTATGCAGCGGGTGAATTGAAACATGGTACTCTTGCATTAATTGAAGATGATATTCCAGTTATTGCTTTGGTTACTCAAGAAGGTCTATATGAGAAAACATTGAGCAATATTACAGAAGTAAAAGCAAGAGGTGCACATGTGTTTGCAATAACGAACCAAGGCTTCGAAGTTGAAGTTGCGAAATCCGTAGATGAAGTATTCGTAATTCCAAAAACATTGCCAGTTCTTACTCCAGCATTAGCTGTAGTGCCATTGCAATTGATCTCTTACTACGCTTCTCTTGCACTAGGTCATGATGTGGATAAACCACGTAACCTTGCTAAGAGTGTAACTGTAGAGTAG
- a CDS encoding GNAT family N-acetyltransferase, which produces MITLRKITLENRRAMFNLEVSEDQRRFVASNLSSVASCYVLATNGGHPIPFVIYADEQPVGFVMLAYGITGYEEPTIAIDNYCIMRLMIDKQYQNRGYGREAMNKILEFIRTYPAGPAQFCWIPYSRENIAAKKLYESFGFRENGEIFNNESITVLQL; this is translated from the coding sequence ATGATTACACTCAGAAAGATCACACTGGAAAACCGGCGTGCCATGTTTAATTTGGAAGTTTCAGAAGATCAACGGCGCTTTGTCGCGTCTAACCTGTCAAGTGTGGCTTCGTGTTATGTTCTGGCAACCAATGGGGGGCATCCAATTCCATTTGTCATCTACGCTGATGAGCAGCCTGTCGGTTTTGTTATGTTGGCTTATGGAATCACTGGATATGAAGAGCCAACTATCGCAATAGACAACTATTGCATCATGCGATTAATGATTGACAAGCAATATCAGAACAGAGGTTATGGTCGGGAGGCTATGAACAAGATTCTGGAATTTATCCGTACCTATCCAGCAGGGCCAGCACAGTTTTGTTGGATCCCGTACAGCCGCGAAAACATCGCTGCGAAAAAACTTTACGAAAGCTTTGGCTTCAGGGAGAACGGTGAAATTTTCAATAACGAGTCAATAACTGTCTTGCAACTCTGA
- a CDS encoding phosphotransferase, translating into MGNTNQWDAEWEVSEELAHKLISSQFPQLASQSIQKLGYGWDNTVFLVGGEYVFRFPRREVAINRLRMEGKILPKLKDYCSIAYSLPLFFGEGDYNYPAPFLGYPYLSGEFPIGLTDKQRALSATTLAQFLKSLHAFPVQIAQENGVQHDHRDLIDIAMRKEKLHKFISDLAPHFSEEEYREISNYLEQIGIEKVKPKNVFLHGDLHFKNMLVDENGIVSGIIDWGDINIGHPACDLNVAYSFLPPDARSDFFKEYGDVDEETKILARLIAIYIPILIMMQAIDYKDEKLVAEAKAIIKRALAVD; encoded by the coding sequence ATGGGAAATACGAATCAATGGGATGCGGAATGGGAAGTATCAGAAGAATTAGCTCATAAATTAATAAGCAGTCAGTTTCCGCAGTTAGCTTCACAAAGCATACAAAAACTAGGATACGGCTGGGATAATACTGTTTTTCTTGTCGGGGGTGAATATGTATTTCGCTTTCCAAGAAGAGAAGTTGCAATTAATCGTTTAAGGATGGAAGGAAAGATACTACCTAAGCTTAAAGATTATTGTTCCATTGCATATTCTTTACCGCTATTTTTTGGGGAAGGGGATTATAATTATCCTGCACCTTTCCTAGGTTACCCCTATTTATCAGGAGAGTTTCCAATCGGATTAACTGATAAGCAACGTGCGTTATCAGCAACAACGCTCGCGCAATTTTTAAAAAGCTTACATGCATTCCCTGTGCAAATTGCCCAAGAAAATGGAGTTCAACATGACCATAGAGATTTGATTGATATTGCAATGCGTAAAGAAAAGTTGCATAAATTCATTTCCGACCTTGCCCCTCATTTTAGTGAAGAAGAGTATCGTGAAATATCAAACTATTTGGAACAGATTGGAATTGAAAAAGTGAAACCCAAAAACGTATTCCTTCATGGAGACCTTCATTTTAAAAATATGCTGGTAGACGAGAATGGAATAGTTTCAGGGATTATCGACTGGGGGGATATCAATATCGGACATCCTGCTTGTGACTTGAATGTCGCGTATAGCTTTTTGCCTCCCGATGCGCGTTCAGACTTTTTCAAAGAATATGGGGATGTCGATGAAGAAACGAAGATATTAGCTCGATTGATAGCCATATACATTCCCATTTTGATCATGATGCAGGCAATTGATTATAAAGATGAAAAGTTGGTTGCTGAAGCAAAAGCGATCATAAAACGTGCTCTCGCTGTGGATTAA
- a CDS encoding TetR/AcrR family transcriptional regulator, producing the protein MKKQPQITEKTRQKFIEVFCELYSQKPIEKISVQEISNKSGYNRSTFYQYFTDIYELLDSVENDLLNEMKKELANKELSIHTVQETLYCLDKREHLLVLSALLGDYGSARFLKRLKQEITLNQLELNVPQNHSLTPYLIEFYLTTSLSLFRLWLQRQKDLSSEEFFKLVESLYSRGITPYFKE; encoded by the coding sequence ATGAAAAAGCAACCCCAAATAACGGAGAAAACAAGACAAAAGTTTATAGAAGTTTTTTGTGAATTATATAGCCAAAAGCCAATTGAGAAAATTTCGGTTCAGGAAATTTCGAATAAGTCAGGATATAACCGCAGCACCTTTTATCAATACTTTACTGACATTTACGAATTGTTAGACTCTGTTGAAAATGACTTATTGAATGAAATGAAAAAAGAATTGGCGAATAAAGAACTATCGATACATACGGTTCAAGAAACGCTCTATTGCCTAGATAAAAGAGAACATCTCCTGGTTCTTAGTGCCCTTTTAGGTGATTATGGAAGTGCCCGTTTTTTAAAACGCTTAAAACAAGAAATCACTTTAAATCAATTAGAATTGAACGTTCCGCAAAACCATTCCTTAACGCCTTACTTAATTGAGTTTTACCTGACAACTTCCCTTTCTTTATTTCGACTTTGGCTCCAGCGTCAAAAGGATTTATCGTCAGAAGAATTTTTCAAGTTAGTGGAAAGTCTATATTCAAGAGGGATTACGCCCTATTTTAAAGAATGA
- a CDS encoding ketopantoate reductase, whose translation MSAKQDRILIFGAGVIGSMYAIKLIEAGFDVSLFAHSNRFKSLRENGLQYKEKGVVRSIQVNVIDTLENDDVYDFIFVTVRYNHSESALLTLKDNQSKNIVTMISNSIGFSSWLDIVGDRLLPAFPGFGGQIKDGVLHARFLPKIILTTAFGEINGVVTDRIENLAKIFKIAKLPYVIKKDMQAYLITHSVSDIAMLSVLHSENKIIVKKTARKITVTLKAYLRAIQKAGVSIDPPMLKMVLKFPNLLLDLFFMTWLRTKMVKDMMLQDYANNANNEIVQLSNDLMKFLSQNDIKSEI comes from the coding sequence ATGTCAGCAAAACAAGATAGAATTTTAATTTTTGGTGCAGGTGTCATCGGGAGCATGTACGCAATTAAGCTTATTGAAGCAGGGTTTGATGTTAGCCTGTTTGCACATTCTAATAGATTTAAATCATTAAGAGAAAATGGCCTACAATATAAAGAAAAAGGTGTAGTTAGATCGATACAAGTGAATGTCATTGACACGCTCGAAAATGACGATGTATACGATTTTATTTTCGTTACCGTTCGTTATAATCATTCCGAATCAGCGTTGTTAACGCTAAAAGATAATCAAAGCAAAAATATAGTTACGATGATTAGTAATTCAATTGGATTTTCTTCGTGGCTGGATATCGTAGGGGATAGACTTTTACCAGCTTTTCCCGGCTTTGGCGGACAGATTAAAGATGGAGTATTGCATGCTCGATTTCTACCAAAGATTATACTGACGACTGCATTTGGCGAAATTAATGGTGTAGTGACAGATCGCATAGAAAACCTCGCAAAAATATTTAAAATAGCAAAGCTTCCCTACGTTATTAAAAAGGATATGCAAGCGTATCTAATCACACATTCCGTATCAGACATTGCCATGTTGAGCGTTTTGCATTCTGAGAATAAGATAATTGTCAAAAAAACAGCACGCAAAATAACAGTCACTTTAAAAGCGTATCTAAGGGCAATACAAAAAGCAGGCGTTTCAATTGATCCACCAATGCTTAAAATGGTGCTTAAATTTCCAAACTTATTATTAGATCTTTTCTTTATGACATGGCTACGAACTAAAATGGTTAAGGATATGATGTTGCAGGATTATGCGAATAATGCTAACAATGAGATTGTACAGCTGAGTAATGATTTAATGAAATTTTTAAGTCAAAATGATATCAAATCGGAAATATGA